In a genomic window of Lepisosteus oculatus isolate fLepOcu1 chromosome 5, fLepOcu1.hap2, whole genome shotgun sequence:
- the sim2 gene encoding single-minded homolog 2 isoform X1 — protein sequence MKEKSKNAAKTRREKENGEFYELAKLLPLPSAITSQLDKASIIRLTTSYLKMRAVFPEGLGDAWGQPSRLNPLDSLAKDLGSHLLQTLDGFVFVVASDGKIMYISETASVHLGLSQVELTGNSIYEYIHPSDHDEMTGVLSAHQPLHPHFLQEYEMERSFFLRMKCVLAKRNAGLTCGGYKVIHCSGYLKIRQYMMDMSMYDSCYQIVGLVAVGHSLPPSAITEIKLHSNMFMFRASLDLKLIFLDSRVAELTGYEPQDLIEKTLYHHVHGCDVFHLRYAHHLLLVKGQVTTKYYRLLSKHGGWVWVQSYATIVHNSRSSRPHCIVSVNYVLTEIEYKDLQLSHDQTSVSKPEIAYRSTMPTSQDSRKQLKSKAVKIKTKPKTTPYPQQYNAFPDKVESIPQSGVWKDSPPYSVTPSQEQAPAQEGADALCGPPYGLAFPYPYGHIPVDSPTLTGRRPPLPSKLRQPQSSPCQAARHLLSSLQGRGEARWSCASSCVARTLSRPQYAHVTSTSPHPTTAAYQGSGANRRFSGEAGPEGFSSCSSSRPNSRFKEEPYEHNAAGQNKTDARLHPPQQVTKEDGKAHFMRGPKEPLGCEAHCDRPRQLHGLGQHPPAQGAFEQTRRICMKESQYAQLADHAASEAMDNSDRETPKAMEQEGAGEQKMFMGMGLASQAPYVSLNFHHVLAKHGSFQGAPYALAGHLTDNYSYRGDEINPYIYKSQSPASSSSPETHREIPHYIGTSVIITNDR from the exons ATGAAGGAAAAGTCTAAGAATGCAGCAAAAACAAGGCGAGAAAAGGAAAATGGAGAATTCTACGAACTGGCGAAATTACTGCCACTGCCTTCTGCTATCACCTCCCAGCTGGATAAGGCTTCCATCATACGACTGACCACCAGCTACCTGAAGATGAGAGCGGTGTTTCCCGAAG GTTTAGGAGATGCTTGGGGCCAGCCATCTCGTCTCAATCCCTTAGACAGCTTGGCAAAAGACCTGGGATCCCACCTGCTTCAA acgcTGGATGGCTTTGTGTTTGTTGTAGCCTCGGATGGAAAAATCATGTACATCTCTGAGACAGCTTCTGTCCACCTTGGCTTGTCACAG GTGGAGCTGACGGGCAACAGTATCTACGAGTACATCCACCCCTCCGATCACGATGAGATGACAGGTGTTCTGAGTGCCCACCAGCCCCTCCATCCTCACTTTCTTCAGG AGTATGAAATGGAGAGGTCTTTCTTCCTCCGTATGAAGTGTGTCCTGGCTAAGCGCAACGCCGGCCTGACCTGTGGAGGCTATAAG GTGATCCACTGCAGTGGCTACCTGAAGATCCGGCAGTACATGATGGACATGTCCATGTACGATTCCTGCTACCAAATTGTCGGGCTGGTGGCGGTGGGGCACTCGTTGCCCCCCAGCGCCATCACCGAGATCAAGCTGCACAGCAACATGTTCATGTTCCGAGCCAGCCTGGACCTCAAGCTCATCTTCCTCGACTCGCG GGTAGCGGAGCTGACTGGCTATGAGCCCCAGGATTTGATAGAGAAGACTCTGTACCACCATGTACATGGCTGTGACGTATTCCACTTACGCTATGCCCATCACCTAC TGCTGGTGAAAGGCCAGGTCACCACCAAGTACTACAGGCTGCTGTCCAAGCACGGCGGCTGGGTGTGGGTGCAGAGCTACGCCACCATCGTGCACAACAGTCGCTCCTCGCGGCCCCACTGCATCGTCAGCGTCAACTACGTCCTCAC GGAGATTGAGTATAAAGACCTGCAGCTCTCCCACGATCAGACCAGCGTTTCAAAGCCTGAGATTGCCTACCGGAGCACAATGCCTACCTCACAGGACTCCCGCAAACAACTCAAATCCAAAGCtgtcaaaatcaaaaccaaaccGAAGACAACTCCGTACCCCCAG CAGTACAACGCATTTCCTGACAAAGTGGAGTCGATCCCTCAGTCAGGCGTCTGGAAAGACAGCCCACCGTACAGCGTGACCCCGAGTCAGGAGCAGGCACCCGCGCAGGAGGGGGCCGACGCGCTGTGCGGCCCTCCTTACGGCCTGGCCTTCCCCTACCCCTACGGACACATCCCAGTGGACTCCCCCACGCTGACGGGCCGGAGGCCTCCCCTGCCCTCCAAGCTGCGACAGCCCCAGAGCTCCCCCTGCCAGGCGGCCCGGCACCTCCTGAGCTCTCTCCAGGGGCGGGGGGAGGCGCGCTGGAGCTGTGCCAGCTCCTGCGTGGCTCGGACTCTGTCCAGACCTCAGTACGCCCACGTGACGTCCACCTCTCCACACCCCACCACCGCTGCCTATCAAG GCTCGGGGGCCAACAGAAGATTCAGCGGCGAAGCTGGACCTGAAGGCTTTTCCAGCTGCTCCTCCTCCAGACCGAACAGCAGGTTCAAGGAAGAGCCCTACGAGCACAACGCGGCCGGGCAGAACAAGACGGACGCCCGGCTGCACCCCCCTCAACAGGTCACTAAGGAGGACGGCAAGGCGCATTTCATGCGCGGCCCCAAGGAGCCCCTGGGCTGCGAGGCGCACTGCGACCGCCCCAGGCAGCTGCACGGCCTCGGCCAGCACCCGCCCGCGCAGGGGGCTTTCGAGCAGACCAGGAGGATCTGCATGAAGGAGTCTCAGTACGCACAGCTGGCCGACCATGCGGCCTCGGAGGCCATGGACAACAGCGACCGGGAAACCCCCAAAGCGATGGAGCAGGAGGGCGCCGGGGAGCAGAAGATGTTCATGGGAATGGGCTTGGCAAGCCAGGCTCCTTACGTGTCACTGAACTTCCACCACGTCTTAGCCAAGCATGGCTCCTTCCAGGGGGCGCCTTATGCACTAGCGGGCCATTTAACGGACAATTACAGCTACCGGGGCGATGAGATAAACCCATACATTTACAAAAGCCAAAGCCCAGCCTCTAGCTCCTCGCCCGAGACCCACAGAGAAATCCCCCATTATATTGGCACGTCTGTCATTATAACCAATGACAGGTGA
- the sim2 gene encoding single-minded homolog 2 isoform X2 yields the protein MKEKSKNAAKTRREKENGEFYELAKLLPLPSAITSQLDKASIIRLTTSYLKMRAVFPEGLGDAWGQPSRLNPLDSLAKDLGSHLLQTLDGFVFVVASDGKIMYISETASVHLGLSQVELTGNSIYEYIHPSDHDEMTGVLSAHQPLHPHFLQEYEMERSFFLRMKCVLAKRNAGLTCGGYKVIHCSGYLKIRQYMMDMSMYDSCYQIVGLVAVGHSLPPSAITEIKLHSNMFMFRASLDLKLIFLDSRVAELTGYEPQDLIEKTLYHHVHGCDVFHLRYAHHLLLVKGQVTTKYYRLLSKHGGWVWVQSYATIVHNSRSSRPHCIVSVNYVLTEIEYKDLQLSHDQTSVSKPEIAYRSTMPTSQDSRKQLKSKAVKIKTKPKTTPYPQYNAFPDKVESIPQSGVWKDSPPYSVTPSQEQAPAQEGADALCGPPYGLAFPYPYGHIPVDSPTLTGRRPPLPSKLRQPQSSPCQAARHLLSSLQGRGEARWSCASSCVARTLSRPQYAHVTSTSPHPTTAAYQGSGANRRFSGEAGPEGFSSCSSSRPNSRFKEEPYEHNAAGQNKTDARLHPPQQVTKEDGKAHFMRGPKEPLGCEAHCDRPRQLHGLGQHPPAQGAFEQTRRICMKESQYAQLADHAASEAMDNSDRETPKAMEQEGAGEQKMFMGMGLASQAPYVSLNFHHVLAKHGSFQGAPYALAGHLTDNYSYRGDEINPYIYKSQSPASSSSPETHREIPHYIGTSVIITNDR from the exons ATGAAGGAAAAGTCTAAGAATGCAGCAAAAACAAGGCGAGAAAAGGAAAATGGAGAATTCTACGAACTGGCGAAATTACTGCCACTGCCTTCTGCTATCACCTCCCAGCTGGATAAGGCTTCCATCATACGACTGACCACCAGCTACCTGAAGATGAGAGCGGTGTTTCCCGAAG GTTTAGGAGATGCTTGGGGCCAGCCATCTCGTCTCAATCCCTTAGACAGCTTGGCAAAAGACCTGGGATCCCACCTGCTTCAA acgcTGGATGGCTTTGTGTTTGTTGTAGCCTCGGATGGAAAAATCATGTACATCTCTGAGACAGCTTCTGTCCACCTTGGCTTGTCACAG GTGGAGCTGACGGGCAACAGTATCTACGAGTACATCCACCCCTCCGATCACGATGAGATGACAGGTGTTCTGAGTGCCCACCAGCCCCTCCATCCTCACTTTCTTCAGG AGTATGAAATGGAGAGGTCTTTCTTCCTCCGTATGAAGTGTGTCCTGGCTAAGCGCAACGCCGGCCTGACCTGTGGAGGCTATAAG GTGATCCACTGCAGTGGCTACCTGAAGATCCGGCAGTACATGATGGACATGTCCATGTACGATTCCTGCTACCAAATTGTCGGGCTGGTGGCGGTGGGGCACTCGTTGCCCCCCAGCGCCATCACCGAGATCAAGCTGCACAGCAACATGTTCATGTTCCGAGCCAGCCTGGACCTCAAGCTCATCTTCCTCGACTCGCG GGTAGCGGAGCTGACTGGCTATGAGCCCCAGGATTTGATAGAGAAGACTCTGTACCACCATGTACATGGCTGTGACGTATTCCACTTACGCTATGCCCATCACCTAC TGCTGGTGAAAGGCCAGGTCACCACCAAGTACTACAGGCTGCTGTCCAAGCACGGCGGCTGGGTGTGGGTGCAGAGCTACGCCACCATCGTGCACAACAGTCGCTCCTCGCGGCCCCACTGCATCGTCAGCGTCAACTACGTCCTCAC GGAGATTGAGTATAAAGACCTGCAGCTCTCCCACGATCAGACCAGCGTTTCAAAGCCTGAGATTGCCTACCGGAGCACAATGCCTACCTCACAGGACTCCCGCAAACAACTCAAATCCAAAGCtgtcaaaatcaaaaccaaaccGAAGACAACTCCGTACCCCCAG TACAACGCATTTCCTGACAAAGTGGAGTCGATCCCTCAGTCAGGCGTCTGGAAAGACAGCCCACCGTACAGCGTGACCCCGAGTCAGGAGCAGGCACCCGCGCAGGAGGGGGCCGACGCGCTGTGCGGCCCTCCTTACGGCCTGGCCTTCCCCTACCCCTACGGACACATCCCAGTGGACTCCCCCACGCTGACGGGCCGGAGGCCTCCCCTGCCCTCCAAGCTGCGACAGCCCCAGAGCTCCCCCTGCCAGGCGGCCCGGCACCTCCTGAGCTCTCTCCAGGGGCGGGGGGAGGCGCGCTGGAGCTGTGCCAGCTCCTGCGTGGCTCGGACTCTGTCCAGACCTCAGTACGCCCACGTGACGTCCACCTCTCCACACCCCACCACCGCTGCCTATCAAG GCTCGGGGGCCAACAGAAGATTCAGCGGCGAAGCTGGACCTGAAGGCTTTTCCAGCTGCTCCTCCTCCAGACCGAACAGCAGGTTCAAGGAAGAGCCCTACGAGCACAACGCGGCCGGGCAGAACAAGACGGACGCCCGGCTGCACCCCCCTCAACAGGTCACTAAGGAGGACGGCAAGGCGCATTTCATGCGCGGCCCCAAGGAGCCCCTGGGCTGCGAGGCGCACTGCGACCGCCCCAGGCAGCTGCACGGCCTCGGCCAGCACCCGCCCGCGCAGGGGGCTTTCGAGCAGACCAGGAGGATCTGCATGAAGGAGTCTCAGTACGCACAGCTGGCCGACCATGCGGCCTCGGAGGCCATGGACAACAGCGACCGGGAAACCCCCAAAGCGATGGAGCAGGAGGGCGCCGGGGAGCAGAAGATGTTCATGGGAATGGGCTTGGCAAGCCAGGCTCCTTACGTGTCACTGAACTTCCACCACGTCTTAGCCAAGCATGGCTCCTTCCAGGGGGCGCCTTATGCACTAGCGGGCCATTTAACGGACAATTACAGCTACCGGGGCGATGAGATAAACCCATACATTTACAAAAGCCAAAGCCCAGCCTCTAGCTCCTCGCCCGAGACCCACAGAGAAATCCCCCATTATATTGGCACGTCTGTCATTATAACCAATGACAGGTGA